The Lolium rigidum isolate FL_2022 chromosome 1, APGP_CSIRO_Lrig_0.1, whole genome shotgun sequence region ACTTCTGGACGTAAGGGACCATCTTGATGTCCTCAACATGATCAACCCAGGATCTAGAAGTAAGAGCCCAAAATCCACAACGCTGAAGACGCTCATCCTTGGAATTCTGGAGGAAACATATTAAAGAAAAATTGATTAACTAATTCAATGTATCATGTATACGAATAAATATAACCATCAATGTTATTTTCTCTCTAGGTTAGTCTCTAGCGCGTTATACGATGATGCCATATACATATTAGCCATATGGGATATGGATATATTCAAATACCATACTGTTGTGTTTGGTTGCACTGAAACTAGGCATGGAATTGGAATTTGGGTCAAATTCCGCGCTTTCTGACGTTTGGACTGCGCACGGAATCTTCGCTCGGAATTGGGACAAATTTCCGCGCTCGGAATCCTGATGTGTAAAGAGCGGGCCAACAATTCCGAGCTCGCTCCCTCGGAAATGCACGGAAACGACCCAGCGAAGCGAAGCGATACGTctctctcctcacttctcctcacttTGCTTCTCTCCTCCCTTTCCGTCCCTTCCCTCCTCGCGAGCTCCTCTCCTCCCTTCCCGTCCTATCCAACTCCGGTGGCCCTCCCTCCCAGTCGCCCATCCCGCGCCTCCCCCTCGAGCTTCTCGTCTCTGCCCGCGGGAGATCGAGGCGGCGGTGGTCAGAATCACATCTAGGCGACGGCTACCAGGCAGAGCGTCGGGACGGCCGGATCTCCTCCAGGCGAGtcccggcggcggtggcgctggTTGCAGGGGAGGACGGCGGCGGTTGCAAGGCCCGCGGTAGCGGTGGTTGTGGCACGGGCCCGCGGCGCCGGTTGCAGGGGAGGACGGCGGCGGTTGCAGGGCCCCGGTGGCGGTGGTTGGGGCACGGGCCCGCGGCCTCGGCGGCGCTGGTTGCAGGAAAGGAGGACGGCAGAGTTGCAGGGCCCCCCGGCGGCGGTGGTTGGGGCACGGGCCCGCGACCTTGGCGGCGCCGGTTGCAGGAGAGGAGAGCGGCGGAGTTGCAGGGCCCCTCCACCGCCGGCCACCGGCCACCAGCCACAAGCGACCGCCGGCCCCTTACGCACTCCACCGCCGGCCACAGGCTCACCGGCGGCTCCGCCTgcactctgatacgtctcaaacgtatctataatttcttatgttccatgcttgttttatgacaatacctacatgttttgttcacactttatgatgattttatgcgttttccggcactaacctattaacgagatgccgaagtgccagtccctgttttctgttgtttttggtttcagaaatcttacacaggaaatattctcggaattggacgaaataaaggcccacgatcttatatttccacgaagcttccagaacaccgaagatggaccagaggggaggcccagggcccccacacatggcggcggcgcggccagagggggggcgcgcccccctggtgtgtgggacccccagaccccttccgactccgactcttcgcctatataagtcgtcgtgacctaaatcttcgacaacgataagccacgatacaagaaaagttccagagccgccgccatcgcgaagccaagattcgggggacagaagtctctattccggcacgccgccgggacggggaattgcccccggagtcatctccatcgacaccaccgccatcttcatcgccatcactgtctcccatgatgaggagggagtagttctcccctgaggctaagggctgtaccatagctatgtggttcatctctctcttccatgtgatctttatgtgatcatgagctttgtgatctagttgaatatcatctatgtgctactctagtgatgttattaaagtattctattcctccttcatgatgtaatgttgacagtgtgtgcatcatgtagtacttggtataagctatgattgtgatctcttgtagattatgaagttaactattactatgatagtattgatgcgatctattcccctttcatagcctgacggtgacagtgtgcatgctatgttagtactcggtataattgcaatggtctattatgcactctaaggttacttaaatatgaacaccgaatgttgtggagcttgttaactccggcttgagggagctcttgtagccctacacaatgaatggtgtttgtcatccaacaagagagtgtagagaaagtagtatttgtttattcagttatgtgatcaatgttgagagtgtccactagtgaaaatatAATCCCTAGGcgtccaaatatcgaatctccgtttatttactgttctactgcatattTACTtgatgccatattttattcagattgttattaccactcatattcatccatatcacttgtatttcactatcttttcgccgaactagtgcacatatacatctgacaagtgtattaggtgtgttggggacacaagagacttcctgtatcgtgattgcagggttgcttgagagggatatctttgacctctacctccttgagttcgataaaccttgggtgattcacttaagggaaacttgttgctgttctacaaacctctgctcttgaaggcccaacaatgtctacaggaatagaagcgtgcgtagacatcacactcCACCTCCGGCCCCTCCCTTCCCTTGCGTTGACCAAAAAAAAAATACCACAAATTCGTTTTCATACTGTAGTCCAAACAGGATTAGGAATTTGTACCACCATTAGATTCCAAAGGCAAATTCTAAGCACACCCAAACAACAGATTTGGAATTTTAGtccaattcatttccatcttgGATTTGGAATCTTTGCCCAATTCAATTTCAAGACCAAATTTTGTGCATCCAACACTTTCACTTATAGCCGTCTATGATACTACAGCTTATCCAATTGATATTCAAATGATTTCGATCATTAAAAGATACAACCATGAATCTTAATGATATAAGTGATACACCCATACAAAgttacaaacacacacacacacacacacacacacacacacacacacatacatgcCGCTGCACTCATGCACATACTATATTATCAGTACCGTACTAAGTATACAACATGTGGTAACTAGCCTTGCAGTCGACGTCTCTTATAGCTGACCATCATACTTCCTTGAGGCTCCGGGATTAACTTATTCCAATCAGTTTTGGGATAAGGAGACAACAGTGTGAGATCAAAATTGTTTAGCAAATGGCTCCATATTATTTTAATTTGCATATAGGCATAGGCCTCCCCAACGCAAAGATGCCTTCCaccaccaaatgatgtgaaagagAATTTGCCACCAAGTATGTCCTCCTGTCTTGCCGGACCAAACCTATCTGGGTCATACAAGTGAGGATCCTTATAAACGTTAGGCATGTTATTGTTTTGCACTATAGGACTTGCGATAGTATGCTCTCTCGGAATGCCATACTCTTGGCCTTCTTTTGTCCGCACTGTGAAATGTTTATGTGCCTTGCGAAGCAACATTGGTGCTGGTGGGTTCATCCGAAGTGCCTCTTTGATACAACTATGCAGAGTATCCATCTCTAACAAGGCATCATATTCTATTTTACCCTTGTATTTCGTCATGATTTCCTTTTGCTCCTCAGATGCAGATGTTAAGAATTTTGCATGGCTGAGTAGGCAAGCTCCGGTCCAGGTAGTAGCATGAGAGCTTGTGTGCTTTCCACCAAAGATCAATCCAATTATCAATCCTGCTACCTCTGTCTCGGTTGTGGAGTGGCCGTCTTTATACTTGGAATCCATCAATTTCTGTAGCACGTCCTCCTCAACCCTGCTAGAGCTCTTCCGTGATCTCACAATTTCAGAGAGTAACTCTACTAGGTTGGCATGTGCCTTGTCACGCCTACGGTTTGCTGGGGTTGGGATGTATGGGAAGAAGACACTCATCAAGTTCACTCCGCTCTCGATATCACGAAACAGAGTATAGAACTCATCCAACATCTTCTCTCGAACCTCTTTTCCTAATAGACAGCGGCTTGATATCAACATGAGTAACTCTTCAAATTCATGTTTTAAGTCAACAATGCCTTCCTTGTCCCATTTGCTAAAGTAGCCCTACGAACAAAAACACATCGTTTCATAAGTTAAGTGCTCTGGACCGCAGGTAGTACTGAAAAACGAGACTACCACACAGCGATTCAAACTAACTAAATTTTAATGGAAATCACAGAGATAGGGGTGCCAAGAATATGCTACGTACCTCTACCTCTTGAAGCATGGGATCAAAATGTCTCCTCAACTTTGACTGCCTGAATGCGTCAACATAAAAACGAGCCTGCTCATTCCGAGTGGGGATATCAACACCGTAAGCAACCTCTCGTCCAAACATGGGCACAGTGAACTCAAGAAGATTACCATGGCTAATATCTGAATCCAATCCTTGAAagaaatgagctgagacctctggTCCGATCAAGAGGGTTACATGATTTCCAAACAGACTAATTGTGAACACACTGCCATACTTGTTGTATAGAAAGTTTATCTTCGATGGAAGATCCTTTGAATAAAGGCTAGGCCAAAGTCTTAGTAAAGCAAAACAATTCACCACTGGTGGAAGTGGTTTCCCACTGGCTGAAGCAACGGCAATCTTTTGTTTTATAATCCTGAGTACGAGAGTGATGAGAACAAGAGCCACAGTGAACCACACGGCGCTACTTGTCATGTCCATGCGGTTATAAACTCCCAGCTATATCACCAACCAGAACGGTAATATGATTTGTACTGCAAGAGAAACGTGATTATCTTAGTTAGAAAATGTGTCCCTTCCTGTTACATTGATATCTAACGTTGTGTATGCAGTTTGAAGTAATAATGTGATAAGATGAACGACGGAGAATAGTGTGTGTTTTTTGTGTATTTCATAACTGTTTTTTGGGGCAAAGCTATTGCTACCGTTTAAAAAAAAAACGGTGTCCTTTGTTTCTGCAAGAACTACGAAACCAGATGTTAATTTCGCGCAAACTACTACTCAATTAGTTCATTAATATAAAACGTTTTAGCAAGCTAATTTAGTTTTCtgaaacatcttatattagtgaagaTAGAAAGTATTAGAAGTTAAAGCTGCTCATTGGACCTGCACACACACAAGGCCACAAGGCGACTCTACTCGCAGGTGGTAAATTTTTTAACGGGGAGGGCCTACCGAGTCTAAGGCACGGAGAGAAAAAACCAAGCACAATCATACCTGGATACAGCTGCAGAATGAGAACGCATCAGAGGATTGTTATCGCGCAAGTTTCTTCCTAAACTCCATCTGATCACACAAAATTGTCTGTGTGTCACAGGCATATATAACAGAGATGGAGTAAGACTGTAGGAGTACCCGAGGAAGCGTAGATGGTTGAGGGGATGGCAATTGGCAACATCCAGGGCTCGTGGAAAAATCAGAGAGACGGCTAAGGAAACTAAGGGACGTTTGGATCTAGGCAATATAGCTGAGCTAAGCCTTGCTGTGGCATCTAAAAAAAAGCCTTGCCGTGGCAGGCTTAGCGTTTATAGCACGGTATAACTAACCTCACTTTTGGGGGAGAGCTAGGCGCAACAGGCTAGAAAAAACTCACCCACGTAGGATCAAGTACAGAGTGTGCATATGGTTTTGGTTGATTGTTTGAATATGTTATGTTAATTCGTTTATTACAAGCAGGCTGACTGTTTATAAAAGAGAATAGGTTGTGTTAATAATTCGTGTACACACGAGAGTATGCTCATCCCAGAACATAGACAATAACTGGCAAAACACGCTGGATTGTAGATTTTCAAAAGTTAATGGCGCACGAAGCAACAAACACATATACACACTCTGTCCTTTGTGGACCTCGACTATATACTGAACACAGGTGTGCATGGGATTGTTTCCGGGTTTTTTCACTCCCTCAGAAAGGCTCATTGGCCATGAAAAATCACTTCGGTCAGGTGTCTATTCCTTTCACGTTTTAAACTGGAAATCCTTCACAACCTACATGGGCTAAAAGAAAACTTGCAGCGCTAGTTGTGTAAAAAGTGTCAAGATTACTTCAGAACCTACATGGCAGCAATATACAACCCTGCCAATTCAAAATCAAAATAACAAAAGTTTGTTAGCGTATCCAAGAAAACGATATCCCATAGTCATCACACTTAGTTATGTCAACTAAAGTGTCATCAAGATTCCAGAGAATGTTGGAAATTGACACTAATAATATCAGATAGACCATGAGATATCCCATAGTCAGCACGCTTAGTTATGTCAACTAAAGTGTCATCAAGATTCCAGAGAATGTTGGAAATTGACACTAATAATATCAGATAGACTATGACATATCAGCCGAATGAAGCTGAACTGCTGCATAGTTGCTCAGTCAAAATTCTTAAGCCAAACAAACATGCGGTCAATCTGTATATAGCATGTTTCTAGATGTCTTACCTCCAATTGATAATTAATTAAGTTATATCTGCTGCAAAAAAGCCTGCAAATGTCCAAAACGTGAAGTACTGATACCCTGAGAAATGTAGAATTTCCTGGAACTACAAATGCAAATCACCAGAATCATGTGCATGTAGTAAATTACAGAGATTACGAACCATGGTACATGATATAACATGCCATGGATTATCAGAATATAAAATGTTACTACAATAGAGTAGCAATACAACTACTAGTGGATGAAGAGCAACGAAATGAAGTTCTAAACAGGATTAGCAAAGAGGTGCATAGTGTGCTGGTTAACCGAGATGAAACTGCTAAATAAAATTATAAAACACCCACATGGAAGGTATAGTTGCGTATGGTACTAGGTATGCACCAAGAAATTAGTAAATTACAATCTAcgtaaaataaaacaagacaatccCCTTACCTAGTACAGTTAAACAATCATatatccaaataggaattcaggaAAAACAGACACTACAAGAAACCTGTTCATAAAACAGATAGTATAGTACAGGATTACAGTTGATATGACAATGCAGGTCAGACAAATTATTATAGAACCTAAGCAGAATAAAGTGGTTCTTTAACAAGTAAAATGAAGTGATTGCAGATTATGTACTGCGTAAATTTAAGAACGCACCCAAGACTATATTAGATATGCTTTACTGCAGCAGGCTGGAAATGTCAATAGAAGGCTTTTAAGTGAAACAAACATTTACCAACACGCTTCTCTAGATGTAATATAGTCTGCCTAAGTGCATTGATGTTTTTTACTACAAAAGCAAGATCACGTACAAAATATGAAGCTACCAATACCCAAATAAATTTACAGATTCCAGTAACAACACAAAATGAAGAATGTGTCACCAGTATACTAAGCACAATagtctaatgaaactaaagaagtTCATACATACATATATAATCACAAACATACTATcgcaaatataaataaatatagtGGTTGCTCATGGACATGGGCATAAAGAACAGTGGTGCATGCCCTCGCACAAATCCTTTCATAGGTGTTGCTAATTAGAGAAATAATGACATGCTGTATCTGTACAACCTAGGACAGAAACATGAAATGAAACTCCTATACGCAAAAAAAGAGAACCAAACAAGTAAACATGAAAGGTTGTAATTGTATGAAATAGTGGATACAGGCCAGGGAATTATACATAACTATAACAGGCTATCGAGAGATAAAGGGTCTGCCCAAACTGCAACAGATCAATCACTATCAAGCAACCAGTACTCGATCCTACATCACAAACAAGTAGAGGATAAAAACAGGACACAAGAAaaagattcatacaacacataaaCCAATCAAGCTAATAATGGATTTCAACTGATCAAGCCACTGCAACTCGGTTAACACCAAGAATCTAACAAGGATAGAAGTGGTTCCATAATCAGCATAATATGACGATATGCCAGGTGCGCTACAAGCAGCACCAACATAATCTCTTCAACACAAGTAAATTCTTAAAACAGGGAATCCGGAGCCACTTGCTAGCTTACAGAAACATCGAAATATGCGGCAActcataaaccctagatc contains the following coding sequences:
- the LOC124706278 gene encoding obtusifoliol 14-alpha demethylase-like gives rise to the protein MDMTSSAVWFTVALVLITLDLPSKINFLYNKYGSVFTISLFGNHVTLLIGPEVSAHFFQGLDSDISHGNLLEFTVPMFGREVAYGVDIPTRNEQARFYVDAFRQSKLRRHFDPMLQEVEGYFSKWDKEGIVDLKHEFEELLMLISSRCLLGKEVREKMLDEFYTLFRDIESGVNLMSVFFPYIPTPANRRRDKAHANLVELLSEIVRSRKSSSRVEEDVLQKLMDSKYKDGHSTTETEVAGLIIGLIFGGKHTSSHATTWTGACLLSHAKFLTSASEEQKEIMTKYKGKIEYDALLEMDTLHSCIKEALRMNPPAPMLLRKAHKHFTVRTKEGQEYGIPREHTIASPIVQNNNMPNVYKDPHLYDPDRFGPARQEDILGGKFSFTSFGGGRHLCVGEAYAYMQIKIIWSHLLNNFDLTLLSPYPKTDWNKLIPEPQGSMMVSYKRRRLQG